A stretch of DNA from Methanogenium sp. S4BF:
TCGGGCCGGTTACGTTTACGGGAGTCGGAGGTTCAAATCCCACACCCTTTAATACTCCGTTTGAACTCTCTGAGGAAGAACTGTCTGAAGTATTTGAGAAGGCAAAACAGAGAGCACGGCAGAATGTACACAATGTGTTGGTCACCCATGCACCCCCCTTCTGTACCCTTGATGATATAGGCGGTACCAATGTCGGGTGTAAATGTTTCCGGGACCAGCTGAAGGATTTTGATCTCGTCTGCTGCGGCCACATTCATGATCATACCGGTGCTATTGAAGTCGAAGGCACGCTGGTTGTTAATCCCGGCCCTGCATCAGAGGGAAAATGTGCGCTGATTACGCTGGGGGATGAAGCAAAAGAGATTGAAGTTGAGTTCATCACCCTTTAGCGAGCAGCAGTTCAAGATAGGATTCCGGTATGTGTGCCCCGGAAATATTCAGCTCTTTTTTTACGGATTCAATTTTTGTATTTGCAGCAGAGACGTCTGCATCAGTCAGCACTTCAATTTCCATATAGGTGCCCAGCCCTTCAACATTGTCAAGAGAAATCGTTGTGCCGCCGTATTGGTATTCATTCCGTTCTTTTCTGACAACGGCACTCACGAAAAAACCGGTGGCAGTCAGAAGAGCAATAGCATCCTGTGCGGATGCAACGGAGAGGGTAATCTCTTTGCGTGCCTTTAACCCGCTGGCCTGAGTTTTCGGACCTTTATACGTTATTTCGGTGCCGCATTCCGTCTCACGGACACGAAGCGCCTCATCGGTGCGTGCATAATCGCAGTGCGGTGCATTCAGGTAGGTATCCTGCTGAACAGACCCTCCAAGGTCGGTTGCACCCAGAGAAAGGAGACGGTCTGCGATTTCAGAAAGATTTGATACCGCAATTTTGGTTTCAACTTCAATTACAGAGCTCATTATTTTAAGTAGGCACACCGTATAAATATAGACAGGTGAAATGAATGGCAGTTAATGAAGGAAGTTTTATTAAACTGAGATTTACCGGCTTATCAGATGGTATCGTTTTTGATACAACTGAAGAAGACAAAGCAAGAGAAGCAGGTATTTTCAATCCAAAGAAAGACTATGAGCCAATTGTTGTGCGCCTTGGCGGTATGCACATCATCCCCGGCCTCGACGAGGCATTAATCGGCAAAGAGGTTGGCGAAAAGGGCACCGTTGAAATTCCTCCGGAGAAGGCATATGGCCCCCGTGACGAATCAATGATCCGGTCTGCTCCCATCAAAAACTTTGCGGAGAAACCCCAGGTCGGCATGAGGATCTCCTCTGACGGTCAGGAAGGTGTCGTTGCCAGTATTGTTGGAAAGCGTGCGGTCGTTGATTTCAACCATGTTCTTGCCGGAAAAACGCTTACCTACGAATATGAGATTGAGGCTCTTGTTGAGGACCCCAAGGAACAGGTAGAGGGTCTGATTGATCTGTATACCGGAAAAACCATGGATGTTGAACTCGCTGATGGCGTTCTCACCGTGCTTCTCCCTCCCGGAATCAATTATGACAAGAGATGGGGAATGGCTCGCGGCATCCTCATCCACCAGATCTTTGAATTCATCGATGGTATCAACGAGGTCGTCTTAAAAGAATCGTACAAGCGTCCCGCAATGCCGGAAGAAACAGAAGAGATTGAAGAAGCAGATGAATCTTCAGCACCTGAAGAATCATCCGAAGAATAATTTTTTTTACTGAATGGGAAAACGCAGCAGTGCGGCAATTCCCCCAATCGCTCCCAGCTGTTTTCCAGGTTCGAATTCTGAGGAGAATACGGTTATCTTTGCACGCATTGAGTCGGCGGATTCAAGCAGACGGTTGATGGCCTCCTCATTTATTTTGATGTCCACAACAAGAATATCTGAAACAGCACCATACTGAACGGCTGTGGCAACCTCATCGATGCCGTATGCAGCAGGGCCTGTCCCCGACATCCTGCTGAGCAGTTCATCCATCAGGGTTACCTCCCGTCCCAGCTGAAGGTCCTGTGTTATCCGTTCCAGTATTCCCTGCCCGATAACTTCCTGTACAGCACCCCGACCGGTTCTGCGTGTTTCAGCCGTAAGCATACGACCGGCCATATCAGGATCGGTTCTGGTGAGATATGCCAGAAAATCCTCTTTTACAAAACCCGGCCCTGCGATAACAATCGACCCGGTGACAGAGGAGAGTGATTGGTATATCTCTTCAAAAAACGCACGTCTGGCATCCACGCCCTCACGTTTTCCGCTTCCTGCGGTTATTTTCATCACATATTCAGGCCCGTACTGGCGGATACGGAATATCTGCGCTTCTCCTTCTTCAATGGCTGCGATATGTACGATACCGGTTGTCGATACGGTGACTGCCCGCTCGATTCGCTCCCGTTCCACCGGCGTCCAGATTTTAATGACAGATATTTCCCGCCCTGACTCAAGATTGATGGTATGGTAAAAGCCGGTGTCAGGACCCTGTTCAATCACCCCTGAGATTCTCAGCCTGAGAGAATCGGGGTGAAATTCTGTCTTTTCCACCCGTATGCCAAGACGGACCGGCTTCTTCTCGGCCTTTTCCGGACGGGTTTTGTCTGTCTGGGAATCAAGGCTCCTGAAGGTATCAGCGAAAATGAGATCTCCGGTTCTGATGAGGTGTTTGATATGCCAGAGATCATCGATTGATTCCGGGAACAGCCGTATTTCCCCGTCTGAATTTTTGAGGCCGTCATATTCCGCTTTCATAGCTCTTCAGTAATGTCAGACCCGCCCGGCGGAACAAATGCAGCAATACTTTCCGAATTCAGCACATTTTTCATTGATTTCCAGTCATCTCCGTATTTATCCCGCAGTATCCGGAGTATTTTTTTGGCAACGTCATTTGGCTCAAATCGTCCCGGCCGGAGAACAACATAGTGTTCTGCCCTGCTTTTCACTGCATCTACCGGACCCCCGATGACACCTAACTCCGGCGTTGTCTGCAGGCCGATTGCCACACCAAGGCCCACGTTGCGTATATAGGTCCGCTCCCCCCTGATGACAAACGCACCGCGTGAGACATATTCTCCGGACTCCGGAGTCTTACTCACCTGTTCCGGAGACGCAGCATATACATCCGCTGTCAAATGGCCGTTTTTCCAGGCATTTGAATATGAAGCGGCAAACTGGGCGACTTCATTCATTTTATCCGTATCGCCCTTGAGAATGATCACACTGCCGCCATGCACATCGGCGTGGACAAAGGTGTCGCCCCCCTGGAGGTATTTCTTTACGACCTCTTCATTTGTCCCGGCATCTTTCCCGCCGACCATCAGTATTCCGTCTGATGTATAGCACCAGCGGAACCGGTGGTACCACTTCTTCTTCCGGAGAGGGATCACTTTTTTCTGCTTTTTTGGCGAAACGATCATGCGTTCCATCGCTGCAAATGCGCCCTTTCGCTTCTTCTTAAATTTCTTTGCCAGTTCGTAATACCGGTCGGCGTTGACTTCAATAGTCTCCTGAACAAAAAGTTTGACAATCTTTCCGTCAATTTCAAGGTCAATCGCACTCTCAGCAGGGTATATCGTCTTAATGGCTGCAGCCGACTCGCTTTTGCTCTCTTTCAGGATTTTCTCGATGTCCTGCCAGGATGCAGAGGCACTGGCATTTTTAAGGGTTGAGAGGACGTCCTGAACAAACGTATAATGCAGATACAGCGCATCAACAATCGTTTCATACCGTTCAATCTTCTTTTCGAATGACGCGATCGCATCCAGCTGGCGCTTTCGGATATTCTCCTCACGGGTGAGTTTGGGTTTTGGCGGGGTGATCAGCTCTTTCCCGCGGGGGAAATACTGATCAAGGGCTTGCGTAAAGGACGCAAATGTCTCAACCGGGGTTTCATTTCCCAGCAGAAACGGCCAGCATCCGGATTTTGTGATGCAGGGGCTGCGTTCATCTTCTGTTTTTTTCAGAATCGCTGCATAGGCCGCGAACAGTTTGTCTGCGGGGGCGCTGAGGGCCGGTTCTGATTTGCTGACTCCGGCCATTTTACATGCTTCTTCCGCAAATTTACCACCCATGAGGAACTGTGTGGCGAGCGTCCTGACCGTATCGGCATCAGAAGCCTGAAGAATAGCAGCAAATTCCTCTTCAGATGCCGGGACTGAACTTTCTGTGAGGGTGTATGTCTCACCACCGAAAACGTTCCGGTCTTTGAACCGATGTTTTTTCAGTGGCTGAATAATGGTGTAATCCCCGTCCGTCAGGATGATATTGCCTTCATCAAAGAGTTCTACAATCAGGTGAAACCGGTTATCACTCTTTCCGATTTCAATATCTATAACCCGTTCGATTCCGGGTTGTGAGATGCCAAGCACCCTTCCGCCATTGCAGTATTTCCGCAGAAACATTGAATATCCGGATGGATTTGGTGTTGCTGCAGGGAGGGATGACGTGAAATGCACTCGTTTTCCGATTTCGATGATAAGTGAATATTTCTGCTTATCCTGACCATTGAGACGAATTCCAAACAGCCCTGTATCATATTGGTAGGTTTTTCCTATCCACAAAGGGAGGAAACCCTGGGCTTCTGATACCATGGCATGAATATCAAGCCCACTCATTCCCTTTAAATTCGCCATTTATACCAAATTACATATTGTCCTACGACAAAATTATAATGACTGGTGTCAGGATGACTGAAGAAGATATATCCAACGGAACTGAGGCAAAAATAGTCAAGTCCGAAGAACAGAAGAGGAAAGAGCATAATGAACGGATCATCCGAACTGGTATTGCGAGCATTATGGGTATTATCGCCGGAGCTCTCTCATTTCTCCTTGTTCATAATGAAACTCAGGGTGTTATTGGATTTCTCCTTCTCCTTGGAGCAATGGTATTCCAGAAGCATATATTCATGCTCATAAAGCTGGATATATCCGGACTGGGCGGAAAAGACTGGTTTTACCAGAGCTTTATGGCATTTTCGTTCTGGTTTATCTCCTGGACCATTCTCCTGACAATTCAATAATTTTGTGATATACTATGCGAATTGCTGTTGTTCATCGTGATCGGTGTCACCCGATAAAATGTGGCACCGAATGTATTTTGTACTGCCCACGGGTCCGGACCGGTGATGAAACGATCATCATCGGAGAGGACGGAAAAGCGGTTATCTCAGAGGAACTGTGTGTCGGCTGTGGTATCTGTATCAAAAAATGTCCGTTTGATGCACTTGACATTGTGAGCCTGCCTGAAGAACTTGATAATCCGACACATCGCTATGGAACAAACGGGTTTGCCCTCTATGGACTGCCGATTCCGGTAGAAGGAAAAGTAACCGGGATTCTTGGAGCAAATGGTATCGGAAAAAGTACGGCAGTCAAGATTCTCTGTGGTCAGCTTGTCCCGAATCTGGGAAACCCGGAGGACATGGCCAACTGGGAAGGGATATTAAAGCAGTATACAGGAACGGAATTATTTGATTACCTCCAGCAGGTTTCAAAGTCTTCCATAAAGCCATCGCTCAAACCCCAGTACATCGACTATATCCCGAAGGCATTTAAGGGAACGGTATCTGAGCTTCTGTCATCAACGGATGAACGCGGGATGCTGGATTATTATATTCAGGAACTGCGTCTGGAATCCATTTTGGATCGTCCGATCGGGAAACTGAGTGGTGGTGAACTGCAGCGTATTGCTATTGCTGCCTGCCTCTCGCGTGATGCAGATTTCTATTTCTTTGATGAAATCACCCCGTTTCTCGATATTTACCAGCGTATGACCGCTGCAAAACTCATCCGGGAACTGGCAGAGACACGTCCGGTAGTCATCGTTGAGCATGACCTTGCCATTCTGGATATGCTCGCAGACACCGTGCATGTCGCCTACGGTAAACCAAGTGTCTTTGGTATCATTACCCGGCCAAAAGGGGTGAGAATTGGTATTAACCAGTATCTGGAAGGATTTTTACCGGAAGAAAATGTGCGGTTCAGGGATTATGCGGTCACCTTTGAGACACGGTCGCACATGCGGGATACCGCCCGTCAGACTCTCATTGCATTTCCCGAGATGGAGAAGAGCTATGGCGATACCTTCTCGTTAACCATTGCTGCCGGAGAAATTCAGGCGGGAGAGGTGCTGGGCCTTGTCGGTGCAAACGGTATCGGAAAAAGTACATTTGCAAAACTGCTTGCCGGTGCAGAAAAACCTGACCGCGGTGAGATGAATAAAAATGTGAAGATTGCATACAAACCGCAGTATGTAAAAGGTGATTCCTCCGTTTCCGTAGAATTCCTTCTGAGACAGGCCTGCCGTTCATTTGATTCTTCATATTATCAGCATGAAATTATCGAACCCCTGTCAATTATCCCCCTTCTGCAGTCACCGGTGGATCAGTTGAGTGGAGGTGAACTGCAGCGGGTTTCTATTGCCCTTTGCCTCTCACAGGATGCCGACCTCTATATTCTGGATGAGCCGAGTGCTCATCTGGATGTTGAACAGAGGGTGAAACTGGCACGGGTTCTGCGCCGGCATGCAGAAGGCAGAGAGGCCGGCATCATTGTCATCGACCATGACATTTACCTCATTGATATGATCAGTGAGCGAATGCTTGTGTTTGACGGCACGCCCGGTGTCAAAGGTGCTGCTTATGGACCCTATGATATGGAGGACGGAATGAACCATTTCCTGAAAGGATTGGGGATAACGTTCAGGAGAGACCAGTCCGGACGACCGCGGATCAATAAACCGGGATCCTATCTTGACAGAGAACAGCGGGCGAAAGGTACCTACTATTATGCAGAAATCTCTAAATCATAGGGATTTATCATTTTAAAAAATCTATAGTAGTATTAAGGTTGAGATATGGCACGGGGTGAGAAGCTCGGGGATGCAATCCGGTATGAAAAAATTGAGAATCTGCGGCAGGATCTCTATTCATATATCGACAATAATACGGAAAAAATTGATATAAATCTCCCTGTTTTTTTTGCCCATATCGTATCTGCACTGGATAATGGATTTCCGGATATTGATGGCGCAACCTACGATGAATTTATTGACAGTATAGCGTACCGTTTGATGACAAAGAGCAGTCAGGGGGGTTCAACACAGTATATTGAACGGATAATATTGACAGCTATCCGCTCTAAACGATCTTCCGGAAAGGCTTCTCTGAAAATACTCGGTGGGCTGCAGCTCCTTTCATCAGGGCATTGTCAGGATGCGATTTCGTACTTTGCCGACTACTGGAAGCATGATGCACGAATAGGTTTCTACATTGCATATTGTTATTATACCATTTCAAAATCAAGGAAAGGGGAGGAGAGTTCGGATATCTCACGTCAGAAGCAGGAAACGGAGCTTGCAGCACGGGAGCAGTTACTGGAAATGGTGCGGGTTAAGCCTCCCCTGTATCGCCTGAAACCGCTGGACCTTTCAGAAGATGAAGCGGTTGATAACGCCTTATGGTTTATGGTGAAGATGTCTCTCTGGTGGTTCCCGAATGAGAAGTGGTTCATTCAGGTTGGCCTGGAAAAAGCAAAAAAAGATAATAATGAGGCAAAACGGGTTGAACTTCTTAATATTGCAACCGTAAAATTCTTCAATGACCTTGATTTCCTCCGTGAATCGTTCATGTTCAGACTTGAACAGGGAGACGGGGTTGGAGCAAATGGCATTGTCAAACAGATGATTCAGCAGTATCCTGACAGTCTTGAACCGGTGTATTATGGCCTGAAACTCTCTCTGATAGCTACCGGCAAGACCTCGTATTCACAATATCGCTCGATGGCAGCAGAGAAAGGAATGCCTGTCTACCTGATCCAGATTTTCGACTGGGCCTTTTATGTGTTAAAAGAACAGGAAAAAGAAGCAAACATGCAATTCAGGGAATTATCACGCAGATTTAAATCATTATCATACTATTTCATCCCGTTGGATTATATTGTCCAGAATATTTTTTCTGCCGATGAAGAAGAGTCAAAACGGGCCCGCATACTATTCATTGATTCGATTGATCTCTATGCCAAAAAAGTACTGAAGGTCCTTGCATAGCTTATCCGACATAATGAACCGGGATCCGGATAGGATTGGAAGCTTCTGACCCGTCTGAATTCTCCGGAATGAATGCATTCACCAACGTAACCGGAATTTTTTCGTTCAGATCATCCGGAAGATAGTATCCTGCCTCCCCCTTTGTAACAAACCACCAGCGGCCTTTTGAGTCGGAAAAGACCTTAATTACTTCATCACGGGTAACACCAACGGTATTCCGGGTAATATGGACAATAATTTCATCGTTGTATACTCCATACAGCCCGTTATTCGTACCGATTACAAATACTCCCTCCTCTGTCACTGCCACATCATTGATTCGGGTAACGCCAGGGCCCAGCGCTTTCGGACCGGTGATTACAGCAATACCATTGGATTCAGAGTAATGCAGGACAGTATCACGGTTAAAAAGAATTATCCCTCCAAACGGATAGTCCACTACATTCGTTATTTTCCCATATTGCTCTTCATCGATGGGGATGCGTAAAAAGGTAAATCCCCCTTCATCCTGTACGCCTTTCCACACACCATTGAAACGGGATGTCAGAATAATATTTCCGGTTGCATGATCCTTTGCCATCGAAGGAATGTAATAGGCATCAGGCCCGTTCCGGGTAAACGGGCGTATCCATTCCCAGTTTCCTTCAGAGAAGTAATTCAGCCCGGAGTTCCCGTTTGCTATCCAAATGGCATCACCATCGCGAAGGATATCATGGATATCCATTGTGGTAAAAATTTCATCTGATCCAACCCGGGTAAATGTTATTCCATCGTATCTTTGGACACCAGCTGAAAAACCGAGCCAGAGATAATTATTTTCATCAAATTCGATGGTATTGATAAAATTGTCCTGTAAACCGGTATCATATTTCCATGGCTCAGACTGGATGGCTACCCATCCCGAATCAAACAGAGACAGGCCATTCGTTGTTGCAAAGGCAATCATACCATCATGGCTTTCTGCAATATCGGTGACATCAACTGAAGAGATCGACCCGGTTGCAGGTATATATGTGATAACACTGCCGGATACCGGAGTGATTACACAAAACAGAATGATACAAAAAATTAAAGCTCGTAACATTTGCCATCTGCCCTTCGAACGGTTATTTTACCCCCGTCTTCCGGATAAAAATTCACAGATCTTCCGGACGTTCCACCGGTATCCTCGGATTCAATGGGAATATGCATTTCGTCAAGATATTTTTTCAGGGCAGCTACATTTCTCTTTCCAATATCCAGATTCCCTTTGAACTGCTCAAACATACTTGCCCCCCCGACCAGAGATGCGGATAAACTCCTCTTTGAAGAGCCGCATTTTTCCATTTCACGGATAAGATGCGGGACTGCTGTATCAGCAAATTTTCCCGGGCGTTCAATTCTGCCATTACTCTCAGGCAGCATCACATGTGCCAGGCCGCCTAATTTGAATTTTCTGTCATACAGAATAAATGCAACACAGGATCCAAGCCCGATTGATGAAATATGTGTATTTTTTATTATGTATTCTCCTATTCCAACATTTATTCCCCTTGAATCAGCTGCATTTATTTTTTCCATTAATCAGTGCCGCCTCTATATCTCTGGGTTAATAAGATTATTCAGAAGCTGGAGGATATGCCGGAGAGTCTTTTCTTCAGGCAGCATAATAATCGTACTGCTGATATCGTTATTTTTGGATTTCAGTTCTGTCGAGAAGAGGATGATTTCGTTAATATCCACTGCCACCTGCGCAAGAATATTTTCAAAGGCTGCAAGGGCCATGTCAATTGACATCATAGGGGGTGAAGGCAGCATGACAACACCGAGGAGTTCAGCTGTTGCATCAAGGAAATGGGAAATCATGATATTTCCAATTTCAATGATTGCGCTTTCATCAAGTTCACTAAATTCCCGGTCTTCATCGGTCGAACCAAGCATCGTATTGGTGAGCCGAATAGCTGATAACCGTGGTACATGGTAGACAATATAGCCTGCAGGCTCAATCTCTCCCTGTATCTCGAATACCACCATAGCCGAAATTTCTTCGTTGAAGTATTGATCGATCTGAGAAATATCGATAACAGCTACCTCAGGTACAGTCATCTCAATTTCACTCATCAGCATCTGGGAAAGAGACGTCGCTGCGTGTGAGGCACCAATATTTCCCATTTCTTTTAGCATATCCAGTTGTTGGTCACTTAAATCCATTTTTACGCACCTTATATCATTGAATTTACATCGAGAATGGGAACCACGTCTCCATCACCTGGAATTGTGACTCCGCTTACCCCTTTACATGATCCGATTACATTGCTCAGCGGTTTGACAACGACTTCCTGCTGTCCTTCTACTACATCAACCGGGATGCAGCATTTTGTGTCCTGATATTGTATCACGACAACAATATCGCCGCTGCTTTCTCCTTTAAACATTTCATTCAGATGATGAATCTGAAGCACATCTCCCCTGAACGGGATGGCTTCACTCTTTCCGATCCGGCTAATCGCCTTGCGGTCAATGCGTGCCACTTCAACAACCGCGGCAATGGGAATTGCACACCGCTTTCCGTTAATCCGGACCATCATCACTTCAATTATTGCCATCGTAGGCGGAAGAACCAGCGTGAAGGTCGATCCCTTCCCTTCTTCACTTTCGACGTTGATTGTTCCTTTCAACGATTCAATGGCGCTTTTAACCACATCCAGACCGACACCCCGCCCACTGATATCCGTAATCTCTTCTGCAGTGGAAAAACCCGGCTGAAAGAGGATATTAATAATTTCTTCCCGGGAGAGGCCTTTCGCTTGTTCAGGCGCAATAAGACCCTTAGATAAGGCCTTCGACAGAACTGCGTCCGGGGAGATCCCACCTCCATCATCTTTCAGTCTGATGAGGACATTCCCTTTTTCTCTCCATGCAGAGAGAACAACAGTCCCTTTTGGATCTTTCCCTGCTTTGATTCTCTGTTCGGGAGTCTCAATACCATGGTTTACCGCATTTCGAATCAGATGAAGGAGTGGATCACCCAGTCCGTCGATAACGCTTCTGTCCAGTTCAGTCTCTCCTCCGGTCATGATAAATTCCACCTCTTTGCCATCATGCACCGCAACGTCTCTGACAACACGGGGAAAGCGGTTAAAGATCTGGTTGAGAGGAATCATACGGATATTCATCATCAGATTTTGCAAATCAGAAACAGAACGGCTGACCATATTGAGTGCTTCATCCATCTCTTTGCTGTTATACTGGTGGGCAATCTGCCGAAGCCTGCCTCCGGTAATGACCAGATCCTCTACCAGATTCATCATCTGGTCTAACCGGTGAATATCAACCCTGAGATTCTGCACCTCTTTCTTTTTTGATTTTTTCGGCATTTTCTCCGGGTTTATCTGGTCACTCTCTTCCGGATCTCTGCTCTCAGAACCTGAGAAAATGTTCATTTTGGTCTCTTCTTCCTGTACAAATGGTTCGACCCGTACATTCTGAATATCAACACCCGATGCCGCATCATGCAATGCATCCGGACCGGCATCTGAATGAAGAATGACCGTCAGAATTCCGGAAAACTTTCCGTCATCAAGATCTTCAGGGGATGGTTCAGAGGAAATAATCTGCCCGATGTCAGCGAGGTTCTGATATGCAATCAATGCCCGTACATCACCCAGGTCACTGTCTTCAGAGACCATAACCGTGATTTTATAGAGATTATTTGTAGATTTTAAGGCATTATCTGACCGCATCCCCTCACCGGAAATCCCTTCCTGTGCTGATGAATATGGCACAATGGTGATCTCTTTTATTTCAGAAACCATCGCTGCCTTCCGGATAATCTCTTCATCAGAGTCCGTCAGAATATAAAGCGAGAGTATGCCGCTGAAATCTGAGTCCGATGACTCCAGCATCTCAACAGATGGACTGGAACTGATGATCTCTGCAACCTCTTTGAGATTCTCAAGAGCAAGAAGTGCACGGATATCCTTCATATGACTGGATTCATCAACGGTCAGAGAAATGTGATAAGAATATTCCTGTGGTTTATCCAGAGGAGTCGCATCTGTCTGGGAATGCGGTTCAGGTTCCTCTTCGTGGATCTCATTCTCTTCTGATATCAGTAATTTCAGCTTTCCGGCTAATTCACGGGAATCAAAAGAGGAACTGTCTCCACCCGCTTCAATATCCTCAAGCATCTCTTCAATTCTGTCAGTGCATGCAAGAAGTATATCAATAAGATCTTTATCGACACTACGCTCACCACTTCGAATAAGATGTAAAACATCTTCCATGGAATGGCAAAGTGTTTCCATCTCATCAAATCCCATTGATGCTGACATTCCTTTCAGGGTATGGGCAGCCCGGAAGATCTCATCTATTGCGGTATCATCGGAACCATTTTCAAGAATTAAGAGATTATTTACAATATTCTCATGGTTTTCAATGGATTCAGCCACAAAGAGTTTCCGGTATGTGTCATCTTCAGCCATTATTTTATTCCTTCTGTGCGATAGATTTCATAATTTCACGGTGCATTCTGTTAAGTGGGACGACCTTGTCAATACAATCCCGCTTTAATGCAGATCTGGCCATCCCATATACCAGACAGTCCTCTTCCCGAACAACAATATTTCTCCCTCCGGCATTTTTTATTGCAAGTGCTCCCTCTCCTGCATCATTTCCCATACCACTGAGAATGACCGAGAGGCAGTTCTTTCCAAATACCTTTGCAGCCGAAGAGAAGGTAATATCTACTGCAGGACGAACGGCATGGACCGGAGCTGATTTTGTCAGTATTATCTGTCCGCCCTGGTGGCCCCTCCCATCAATATGCCGTGAAATTACCGTATGGTAGCCGCCTTTAGAGAGGTAGACATGTCCGTTGGTAAGGATGTCACCGCTTTCTGTCTCTTTAACAGGCATTGGACAGATTCTGTTAAGCCGTTCTGCAAGAGCTGCGGTAAACCCTTCCGGCATATGCTGCGTAATTACAAATGCCGCGTTCTGTTCTCCTTTCAGATTAGAAAACAGCTGGTCCAGCATGGGAGGGCCTCCTGCAGATGAACCGATTAAAACCAGATTCTCTGCAGGAATATCCGTATTCGGCACACATTTCTTTGTCTCTGAGATACTGATCAGCTGTTGTAATTTGGCTGTCAATTCATTCTCAATACCCCGCATCTTCGAGATGTTGCGTGGTTTCAGCATGAAATCATCAGCACCCAGACGCAAAGCCGTGTATGTCAGTTCAGCATCCCGCGAAGTAAGTGTGCTTAAGACCAGAATTTTTGGCCGGTATGACTGCTTATTTATCTCCTTCAGGGTTTCAATCCCATCCATCTGAGGCATCTGAATATCAAGCGTTATCACATCCGGCTTCAGCTCCGCTATCATCGGAAGTGCTTCGATACCATTACATGCTGTTCCGATTACTTCGATATCCGGAGCACGGTTAAGTAAGTCTGATAAAACAGTCCGGATGAATACTGAGTCATCGACGATAAGAACCCTG
This window harbors:
- a CDS encoding chemotaxis protein CheD is translated as MEKINAADSRGINVGIGEYIIKNTHISSIGLGSCVAFILYDRKFKLGGLAHVMLPESNGRIERPGKFADTAVPHLIREMEKCGSSKRSLSASLVGGASMFEQFKGNLDIGKRNVAALKKYLDEMHIPIESEDTGGTSGRSVNFYPEDGGKITVRRADGKCYEL
- a CDS encoding chemotaxis protein CheC, with amino-acid sequence MDLSDQQLDMLKEMGNIGASHAATSLSQMLMSEIEMTVPEVAVIDISQIDQYFNEEISAMVVFEIQGEIEPAGYIVYHVPRLSAIRLTNTMLGSTDEDREFSELDESAIIEIGNIMISHFLDATAELLGVVMLPSPPMMSIDMALAAFENILAQVAVDINEIILFSTELKSKNNDISSTIIMLPEEKTLRHILQLLNNLINPEI
- a CDS encoding chemotaxis protein CheA; this encodes MAEDDTYRKLFVAESIENHENIVNNLLILENGSDDTAIDEIFRAAHTLKGMSASMGFDEMETLCHSMEDVLHLIRSGERSVDKDLIDILLACTDRIEEMLEDIEAGGDSSSFDSRELAGKLKLLISEENEIHEEEPEPHSQTDATPLDKPQEYSYHISLTVDESSHMKDIRALLALENLKEVAEIISSSPSVEMLESSDSDFSGILSLYILTDSDEEIIRKAAMVSEIKEITIVPYSSAQEGISGEGMRSDNALKSTNNLYKITVMVSEDSDLGDVRALIAYQNLADIGQIISSEPSPEDLDDGKFSGILTVILHSDAGPDALHDAASGVDIQNVRVEPFVQEEETKMNIFSGSESRDPEESDQINPEKMPKKSKKKEVQNLRVDIHRLDQMMNLVEDLVITGGRLRQIAHQYNSKEMDEALNMVSRSVSDLQNLMMNIRMIPLNQIFNRFPRVVRDVAVHDGKEVEFIMTGGETELDRSVIDGLGDPLLHLIRNAVNHGIETPEQRIKAGKDPKGTVVLSAWREKGNVLIRLKDDGGGISPDAVLSKALSKGLIAPEQAKGLSREEIINILFQPGFSTAEEITDISGRGVGLDVVKSAIESLKGTINVESEEGKGSTFTLVLPPTMAIIEVMMVRINGKRCAIPIAAVVEVARIDRKAISRIGKSEAIPFRGDVLQIHHLNEMFKGESSGDIVVVIQYQDTKCCIPVDVVEGQQEVVVKPLSNVIGSCKGVSGVTIPGDGDVVPILDVNSMI
- the cheB gene encoding chemotaxis-specific protein-glutamate methyltransferase CheB; translated protein: MLRVLIVDDSVFIRTVLSDLLNRAPDIEVIGTACNGIEALPMIAELKPDVITLDIQMPQMDGIETLKEINKQSYRPKILVLSTLTSRDAELTYTALRLGADDFMLKPRNISKMRGIENELTAKLQQLISISETKKCVPNTDIPAENLVLIGSSAGGPPMLDQLFSNLKGEQNAAFVITQHMPEGFTAALAERLNRICPMPVKETESGDILTNGHVYLSKGGYHTVISRHIDGRGHQGGQIILTKSAPVHAVRPAVDITFSSAAKVFGKNCLSVILSGMGNDAGEGALAIKNAGGRNIVVREEDCLVYGMARSALKRDCIDKVVPLNRMHREIMKSIAQKE